The following are encoded in a window of Vigna unguiculata cultivar IT97K-499-35 chromosome 8, ASM411807v1, whole genome shotgun sequence genomic DNA:
- the LOC114194910 gene encoding uncharacterized protein LOC114194910 yields the protein MWRIQAMANRRKRNEAGADEIAQTIHRMVDAMQPVAAQPRAIVPPTRPVTMEDVLKHKPSKFNDKVTPDEAHAWLRECEKIFRVLACTEAQQLSFATFLLVGDAEYWWMGMQQQMQTCQEEAITEEWRCRKFEGGLRHELRRVLVPLWIREFPVLVEQARTVEELEIGPSRVTRAQKNTYEARQQKTPYSMPQSSSSGLQCYNCGGPHLRRNCMKAAGSPGAGTEHVKCYKCEKMGHYVSQCPTKKIAGGATLQ from the exons ATGTGGCGCATTCAGGCTATGGCAAATAGGAGAAAAAGGAACGAAGCCGGCGCTGACGAGATTGCACAGACGATCCATAGGATGGTGGACGCTATGCAGCCTGTGGCGGCACAACCCAGGGCCATAGTACCACCAACGAGACCAGTGACTATGGAAGATGTGCTGAAGCATAAGCCGTCAAAGTTCAATGACAAAGTTACTCCTGATGAGGCTCATGCTTGGCTTAGGGAGTGTGAGAAAATATTCAGAGTGCTGGCGTGTACTGAGGCACAACAACTGAGTTTTGCGACGTTCCTGTTGGTGGGCGATGCAGAGTACTGGTGGATGGGAATGCAGCAGCAGATGCAGACATGCCAAGAGGAG GCGATCACAGAGGAGTGGCGTTGTCGTAAGTTTGAAGGAGGTTTAAGGCACGAGCTGCGCAGAGTTCTGGTGCCATTATGGATCAGGGAGTTTCCTGTTCTGGTGGAGCAGGCTAGGACCGTGGAGGAGTTGGAGATTGGACCCAGTCGGGTCACGAGAGCACAGAAAAATACTTATGAGGCCAGACAACAGAAGACACCATACAGCATGCCGCAGTCTTCCTCCTCAGGGTTGCAGTGTTATAACTGTGGTGGCCCACACCTTCGTAGGAACTGTATGAAGGCGGCGGGCAGTCCAGGTGCTGGCACGGAGCACGTGAAGTGTTATAAATGTGAGAAGATGGGCCACTATGTGAGTCAGTGTCCCACTAAGAAGATAGCTGGAGGAGCAACACTACAGTAG